AGCGCCTGTCCAACGGCCAACCATCAAACTGCCCCAGTATAAGGAAATGAATGGTGCAACCTGGTCAGTAGTATAACCCCCAAAATTCGGGCTTTCTAACAAAGCGCCCATATTGCTTTGTATAGTTACCTCAACGCCTACGTAGGTAAAAATGGCAATCATACCGTAAACAAGCTGCGGATACTGCATTGCGCCCCACCCGGTTTTACTTTTACTTGATGCCGATACCGAACCGACAAGCGTTATTAAAATTATAGCTAATGAGGCGTAAACAAAGTAAGGTTGAGGCACACCGGTTGCAACGCTCAACGGATCAGCCGCCAGGATTAGCAGGAAAGCAATAAAAAGAATTCCTAATGGCTTGTTAGCTTTGTTGCTCGGCTCCATTTTTTCATCGCTGGTTACACTTGGCAATTTCGATATCCAGAAAAAGATGGCTACCGCGATAAATAAGCCTGCAAGAATTAAATATAAACTATTGACAGACCCTATTTTAACCTCAGAAGCCGGAATTTTTGCCGCGGCCGAACCGAATAGTACAATGTTAACTATAACCGGCCCCATGATGCTGCCAAAGTTGTTAATACTACCCGCAAAATTAAGACGGTGAGTACCTGTCTCCGGGCTGCCTAACGCGATAACAAAAGGGTTGGCTGCCGTTTGCTGTAACGAAAAGCCCAAGGCGATAATAAAAAACGTAAACAATATAAACGCGAAAGAACCTGAATTAATAGCCGGAATCATGATAAGCGCGCCTACAGCTGATATAATAAGGCCTACGATGATACCGTTTTTATAGCCCATTTTATTTAATATATCAATACGTGAAGCCGCTGAAGCAAAGTATAAAATAAGTGAGCCGATAAAATATCCCCCGTAAAACGTAAAGTCGATCAACTGCGATTCAAACTGGGTTAAATTAAAGTGGGCTTTACAGAATGGGATAAAAATCCCGTTAGACGCTGCCAGGAAGCCCCAGAAAAAGAACACTGTAATAATCGTATACAGCGCCGATCCGTAGCTTTTCGTTTTGTTTTGTTCCATTTTATAAGTTGGTTGTACAAATTTTGTTTAAAGCACTAACATAAATCAATTTTTATAATTTCCTGTTATAAGATTAAATTTTGTTACCGCGGCTAACGCATTTTTCTTTTGGTTATGAGATAAAATTGCATATTCGCATGGCCAAAATATGCCGCTCAAGATATAGTTAATGATAGGAGCCATTATTTCAGGAATCGGTATAGGGTTAATACTGACTTTTATAACCGGACCGGTATTTTTCTCGCTGATAAAGGTGAGTATCGAAAGAGGCTTTCAGGCGGGTGTTGCCTTTGCCCTGGGCGTTGTATCAACCGATGTGGTTTTTGTAGGCGCTATACTTTTCGGCTCTCAACTGGTTGATATCACCCCGCAAACCAAAATTTACGCAGGCGTTGTAGGCAGCGTTATACTGCTGGGCGTTGGTATATACTACATCTTTAAAAAGGCTGATGTAAACTATAAAAACTCAACCCCCTCAAAGCTTAAGCGTACCGGCTATTTTTTGAAGGGCTTTTTTATGTGCATTTTTAACCCCACCATCCTTTTTCACTGGATGATGGTGATAGGTACAGCCAGCACAACCTACCATGAGGGCATCCCCAACCGCCAGTTGAAGATCGCTATTATGTTTTTAACAGTGCTGATCGTTCAGTTCGGGCTCGATACGCTGAAGGCCTTTTATGCCAATAAATTACGCGACCGTATATCGGTTACCCTGGTGCATAAACTTAACCA
This Mucilaginibacter defluvii DNA region includes the following protein-coding sequences:
- a CDS encoding LysE family translocator; the encoded protein is MIGAIISGIGIGLILTFITGPVFFSLIKVSIERGFQAGVAFALGVVSTDVVFVGAILFGSQLVDITPQTKIYAGVVGSVILLGVGIYYIFKKADVNYKNSTPSKLKRTGYFLKGFFMCIFNPTILFHWMMVIGTASTTYHEGIPNRQLKIAIMFLTVLIVQFGLDTLKAFYANKLRDRISVTLVHKLNQVAGIALIIASFILFDRLVTHLVFAPEKVS
- a CDS encoding MFS transporter; amino-acid sequence: MEQNKTKSYGSALYTIITVFFFWGFLAASNGIFIPFCKAHFNLTQFESQLIDFTFYGGYFIGSLILYFASAASRIDILNKMGYKNGIIVGLIISAVGALIMIPAINSGSFAFILFTFFIIALGFSLQQTAANPFVIALGSPETGTHRLNFAGSINNFGSIMGPVIVNIVLFGSAAAKIPASEVKIGSVNSLYLILAGLFIAVAIFFWISKLPSVTSDEKMEPSNKANKPLGILFIAFLLILAADPLSVATGVPQPYFVYASLAIILITLVGSVSASSKSKTGWGAMQYPQLVYGMIAIFTYVGVEVTIQSNMGALLESPNFGGYTTDQVAPFISLYWGSLMVGRWTGAIAAFNLSKTAKLILTIIVPFVAFGVILFVNGATGTDVSNLYPYAICVAILIVGFLIGQQKPVRTLALFGILGVIAMIVGLMTTGMVAIFAFLSGGLCCSIMWPSIFSLSVTGLGKYTSQGSAFLIMMILGGSIIPPVQGILADSEGIHFSYIVPVIGFAYLAFFAWKAGAILKSQGIDIDSVEAGGGH